The Paenibacillus tianjinensis genome has a window encoding:
- a CDS encoding DUF4129 domain-containing transglutaminase family protein, with product MNRWWNGIKSSWHHSFSLLWLVLIALQWVSFTEPFWLETTTSAVLLTLAAVAVIEILLPVKWGYRLVLEALAMLYVVYRLILYNKIYVPDPWAPALRDRLPDTAAHMVPYIWFALAAGALLLLSSWWVSSKARILMFLTANIVAFAALDSFTSSILWQEVAWTVFSGMGWLVTQHLRSFQLHYPRGWTYLLRYPFKVAVNIAIIFSLVIVTGVNMPDVRPTLTDPYTAWQDWNGVGKSSGSGTSGSSEAGEGGAAAGSSSSGYSLDDNNLGGGFNFDYSPVMTVTSDLRTYMRGESRSVYSGKGWSDDDRLKRGPLEKASVGAELDRATASKGETRTLQQTVKLLGNNDYPVLFGAYSISKVDSVDGEEAGNGLFWRSVDSEMLWGSTEDLAYPQTYVLTSEIPVVSVQELSKQTYDQLYTNQDITRYLQLPDNFPKRVSDLAENITQSAQTPYEKVALLQQYLQVNFPYTNQPDLSRKKSRDMVESFLFEIMEGYCDYYSTALVTMARSLDIPARWVKGYAPGEQAELPDNLAQQGIVNNNYTITNADAHSWAEVYFGDYGWIPVEATPGFTVPLLTQSEETVTEEPEQPEEEKAEPQQAAAGKDSSEGNLHLGVWSFSAAAAILLLWAGYQLWQHRMSLRFLIQRLRNGQPLSPVQKVVVETERWVRYLRRKGMLKEEHETLREAVGRWSRETPEAAGSLSSLLRLFEQAKYSPDVIEDKDWRSVYTEALRLQRSLRTRR from the coding sequence ATGAACCGCTGGTGGAACGGAATCAAATCATCCTGGCATCATTCCTTCAGCCTCCTCTGGCTGGTACTCATTGCCCTGCAGTGGGTGTCCTTCACAGAACCTTTCTGGCTGGAAACGACTACATCGGCTGTACTGCTAACCCTTGCAGCTGTGGCCGTTATTGAAATTCTTTTACCGGTTAAATGGGGCTACCGGCTGGTTCTTGAAGCACTGGCCATGCTGTACGTGGTATACCGGCTGATCCTGTACAACAAAATCTATGTCCCTGATCCCTGGGCTCCGGCACTGCGTGACCGGCTGCCTGATACCGCAGCTCATATGGTCCCGTATATATGGTTTGCTCTGGCTGCCGGAGCCTTGCTGCTGCTGTCCTCCTGGTGGGTCTCCTCGAAAGCACGGATTCTGATGTTTCTCACCGCGAATATAGTTGCTTTTGCCGCACTGGACTCTTTTACTTCATCTATACTTTGGCAGGAGGTTGCCTGGACGGTGTTTTCCGGAATGGGCTGGCTGGTCACCCAGCATTTGCGGAGCTTCCAATTGCATTATCCGCGGGGCTGGACCTACCTGCTGCGTTACCCTTTTAAAGTAGCGGTCAATATTGCCATTATCTTCTCTCTGGTTATTGTTACTGGCGTTAATATGCCTGATGTGCGGCCTACATTGACCGATCCCTATACAGCCTGGCAGGATTGGAATGGCGTAGGGAAATCCTCCGGTTCAGGAACCTCAGGATCTTCGGAGGCAGGCGAGGGCGGAGCGGCAGCAGGCAGTTCCTCTTCCGGTTATAGTCTTGATGATAATAATTTAGGCGGAGGCTTTAATTTCGATTATTCACCGGTTATGACCGTAACCTCCGATTTGCGGACCTATATGCGCGGAGAGTCACGCAGCGTGTATTCCGGCAAAGGCTGGAGCGATGACGACCGGCTTAAACGGGGACCGCTGGAAAAGGCCTCAGTAGGAGCGGAATTGGACCGGGCAACGGCCTCCAAAGGAGAGACCCGGACATTGCAGCAGACCGTTAAGCTGCTCGGCAATAATGATTATCCGGTACTGTTTGGCGCTTATTCCATCTCCAAAGTGGATTCTGTCGACGGTGAAGAGGCTGGTAACGGCCTGTTCTGGCGGAGTGTGGACAGCGAGATGCTCTGGGGTTCCACTGAAGATCTGGCCTATCCGCAAACCTATGTACTGACCTCGGAGATTCCCGTTGTTTCAGTCCAGGAGCTGAGCAAGCAGACCTATGATCAGCTTTACACAAACCAGGATATTACGAGATACCTTCAGCTGCCGGATAATTTTCCTAAACGGGTCAGTGATTTGGCTGAGAACATTACCCAAAGCGCACAGACTCCTTACGAAAAAGTAGCCCTGCTGCAGCAATATTTGCAGGTGAATTTCCCGTATACGAATCAACCGGATCTCTCCCGTAAAAAGAGCAGGGATATGGTGGAAAGCTTCCTGTTTGAGATTATGGAGGGGTATTGCGATTATTATTCGACAGCGCTTGTAACGATGGCCCGTTCGCTCGATATCCCGGCCCGCTGGGTAAAAGGTTATGCCCCGGGTGAGCAGGCAGAGCTGCCCGATAATCTGGCGCAGCAGGGCATTGTTAACAATAATTACACCATCACCAATGCCGATGCCCATTCGTGGGCGGAGGTGTATTTCGGAGACTATGGCTGGATTCCGGTGGAAGCGACACCCGGTTTTACCGTCCCGCTGCTGACTCAGAGCGAGGAGACGGTCACTGAGGAGCCCGAGCAGCCGGAAGAGGAAAAGGCCGAGCCGCAGCAAGCGGCAGCCGGCAAGGATTCCTCGGAAGGAAACTTGCACCTCGGAGTATGGAGTTTCTCAGCAGCTGCAGCTATACTGCTGCTCTGGGCAGGTTATCAGCTCTGGCAGCACCGTATGAGCCTGCGCTTCCTGATTCAGCGGCTGCGTAACGGCCAGCCGTTGTCACCGGTGCAAAAAGTTGTAGTTGAAACAGAGCGCTGGGTAAGGTATTTACGCAGAAAGGGCATGCTGAAAGAAGAGCATGAAACCCTGCGCGAGGCAGTCGGCCGCTGGAGCCGTGAGACTCCGGAAGCCGCGGGCAGCCTCTCTTCACTGCTCCGGTTGTTCGAGCAGGCGAAATACAGCCCGGATGTTATAGAAGACAAAGACTGGCGCAGCGTGTATACTGAAGCTTTGCGGCTTCAGCGAAGCCTTAGAACACGCAGATAA
- a CDS encoding nicotinate-nucleotide adenylyltransferase: MKVGIMGGTFDPLHIGHMMAAEAARDTYSLDEVWFMPSHIPPHKHEAGASGADRLAMVQSAVEGHEAFHILDWEIVRGGVSYTIDTVHSLKEVYPQHEFYFIVGADMVEYLPKWHGIEELVGVLTFIGVGRPGTPLDLAALPGFIAEKVVLADMPLVDISSTMLRSRAASGRSIRYMVPEQVYEYVQRSGLYGLQPRSAD, from the coding sequence TTGAAGGTTGGAATTATGGGAGGAACCTTTGATCCTCTTCACATAGGTCACATGATGGCGGCTGAAGCCGCAAGGGATACGTATTCACTGGACGAGGTCTGGTTCATGCCCTCGCATATCCCTCCGCATAAACATGAGGCCGGAGCTTCGGGGGCGGACCGGCTGGCGATGGTACAGAGCGCGGTAGAAGGACATGAGGCGTTCCACATTCTGGACTGGGAAATTGTCCGGGGCGGAGTATCCTATACCATTGATACCGTACATAGCCTGAAGGAAGTCTATCCCCAGCATGAGTTCTATTTCATCGTTGGCGCGGATATGGTGGAATACCTGCCGAAATGGCACGGGATTGAAGAGCTGGTGGGCGTATTAACCTTCATCGGTGTAGGACGCCCTGGAACACCGCTCGATCTGGCGGCACTGCCCGGCTTCATCGCCGAGAAGGTTGTGCTCGCTGATATGCCGCTGGTGGATATTTCATCCACGATGCTCAGGTCACGTGCGGCAAGCGGCCGCTCAATCCGCTATATGGTGCCTGAGCAGGTATATGAATATGTGCAGAGGAGTGGATTGTATGGCCTACAGCCGCGAAGCGCTGATTGA
- a CDS encoding methyl-accepting chemotaxis protein, which produces MRNKIIITIFWVVTVVGVILAFQVPKLWGTSAVAVPLAVALSLCNWKRKGVLVIPWIITVILTLMAFYLTLSSVDGLVVLLLCSLLLLYPHYKYYAVSAAVSAVNILVQLLNGAEASEADSKLMLYFTSLGLYIIISVVLLVVSYLNEKLQSKSDQQREQVETASTQVEYLLSRVKTAVDGLYAFTARFKEEVEMTGAITSEVAIGFQEVSKGIEYQATSIGEITEAIAVSDQHIRDVAGYSQEMKELSEATAAVSEQGSGNVTMLAGQISELTETMDITSTQMQEFSRRSLDINEMLEGIMQISRQTNLLALNASIEAARAGEHGRGFAVVAGEVRKLAESSGKTADSISEVIAGLQQQTQTLIAQFEQSRSILQTGQESVQRTEEVFQSIQLNAQKVLAQAGEVEQSSAGMKHFSEKVVSEITEFSSVTEQSSAATEEILAGVEEQRRMTDNMVGSFKQLEGLIVGLNELVSDHNQTN; this is translated from the coding sequence ATGAGAAACAAAATTATTATTACTATTTTTTGGGTGGTAACTGTGGTTGGAGTCATTCTTGCCTTTCAGGTTCCAAAATTGTGGGGGACAAGTGCGGTCGCTGTTCCGCTGGCGGTGGCACTCAGCTTATGCAACTGGAAACGAAAAGGTGTGCTTGTAATTCCATGGATTATCACAGTGATCCTAACTTTGATGGCTTTCTATTTAACTTTAAGCTCTGTGGATGGTTTGGTGGTGCTGCTGCTCTGTTCTTTGCTGCTGCTCTATCCTCACTATAAATATTATGCGGTTTCAGCCGCCGTGAGTGCTGTCAATATTCTGGTCCAGCTGTTAAACGGAGCTGAGGCCTCAGAGGCTGACAGCAAACTGATGCTCTATTTTACCAGCCTCGGGCTGTACATTATCATCAGCGTCGTGCTGTTGGTAGTCTCCTACCTGAATGAGAAGCTGCAGTCAAAGAGCGACCAGCAGCGGGAGCAGGTAGAAACCGCCAGCACTCAGGTGGAGTACCTTCTTAGCCGTGTGAAAACTGCGGTGGACGGTCTATATGCATTCACAGCCAGATTCAAAGAAGAGGTAGAAATGACTGGGGCCATAACAAGTGAAGTGGCAATCGGATTCCAGGAGGTTTCCAAGGGTATTGAGTATCAGGCAACCAGTATCGGAGAAATCACGGAAGCGATTGCAGTTTCGGACCAGCATATCCGCGATGTTGCCGGCTATTCCCAGGAAATGAAGGAGCTGTCGGAAGCGACTGCTGCGGTCAGTGAGCAAGGCAGCGGCAACGTCACAATGCTGGCGGGTCAAATCTCAGAGCTTACTGAAACGATGGATATTACCTCCACACAGATGCAGGAGTTCAGCCGGCGCAGCCTGGATATCAATGAAATGCTTGAAGGAATTATGCAAATCTCCAGACAGACCAATCTGCTTGCCCTTAATGCGTCCATTGAAGCTGCCCGTGCCGGTGAACATGGCCGCGGTTTCGCGGTAGTTGCCGGAGAGGTGCGGAAGCTGGCCGAAAGTTCCGGCAAGACAGCGGATTCTATCAGTGAAGTCATCGCGGGCCTGCAGCAGCAGACACAGACATTGATCGCACAGTTTGAACAGAGCCGCAGCATTCTGCAGACCGGACAGGAGTCGGTGCAACGGACGGAAGAGGTATTTCAATCAATTCAGCTCAACGCTCAAAAGGTGCTGGCCCAAGCCGGTGAGGTGGAGCAAAGCTCAGCGGGCATGAAGCATTTCTCGGAAAAAGTGGTGAGCGAAATAACAGAGTTCTCCAGTGTTACCGAGCAGTCCAGCGCAGCTACTGAAGAAATTCTGGCCGGTGTGGAAGAACAGCGCCGGATGACGGATAACATGGTGGGCAGCTTCAAACAGCTTGAAGGTCTAATTGTAGGTTTGAATGAACTGGTAAGCGACCACAATCAAACGAATTAA
- the yqeH gene encoding ribosome biogenesis GTPase YqeH, with translation MNQQNETQRPAKCSGCGITLQTGNKELPGYIPEVAFEREPVICQRCFRIKNYNEASSVSVDQDEFLHLLSGIGEKNALVIHIVDLFDFEGSLISGLQRFVGNNPVILAVNKCDLLPKVTNWNKLRNWMQQRCKEHGLRTAEIVLVSAKRNQGFERLLETVSELRGQRDIYVVGATNVGKSTLINRLISDYSDLEQELTTSRYPGTTLDTVKIPLDDGHYIIDTPGIVYPWRYSELVERRDLGAVMPENPLKPAVYQLNEGQTLFFGGLGRFDFIQGPRQSFTCYISTTLKIHRTKLERADSLYKDHRGELLTPPVAADMDKLPQWQRHEFRIGRGSQTDLFISGLGWIKVNGTEGAVVAVHVPRGVKVLTRPSLI, from the coding sequence ATGAATCAACAGAATGAAACTCAGCGCCCTGCTAAATGCAGCGGCTGCGGGATTACGCTGCAGACCGGGAACAAGGAGCTTCCGGGCTATATCCCGGAGGTTGCCTTTGAACGGGAACCGGTCATCTGCCAGCGCTGTTTCCGGATTAAGAACTATAATGAAGCTTCTTCCGTATCCGTCGATCAGGATGAATTTCTTCACCTGCTTAGCGGAATAGGCGAGAAGAATGCGCTTGTGATCCATATCGTGGATCTGTTTGATTTTGAAGGCAGCCTGATTTCCGGCCTGCAGCGGTTCGTAGGCAACAATCCGGTTATCCTTGCAGTGAACAAATGTGACCTGCTGCCGAAGGTGACGAACTGGAACAAGCTGCGTAACTGGATGCAGCAGCGCTGTAAGGAGCATGGCCTGCGGACAGCCGAAATTGTACTTGTCAGCGCCAAACGCAATCAGGGCTTCGAACGCCTGCTGGAGACGGTTAGCGAGCTGCGCGGACAACGGGACATCTACGTCGTTGGTGCAACGAATGTGGGCAAGTCAACGCTGATCAACCGCCTGATCTCCGATTACAGTGATCTGGAGCAGGAGCTGACGACTTCACGTTATCCCGGCACAACGCTGGATACGGTCAAAATCCCGCTGGATGACGGCCACTATATTATTGATACACCGGGAATTGTATATCCTTGGCGTTACAGCGAGCTGGTGGAGCGGCGTGATCTTGGCGCAGTGATGCCGGAGAATCCGCTTAAGCCTGCAGTTTATCAGCTTAATGAAGGTCAGACGCTGTTCTTCGGCGGGCTTGGACGCTTTGACTTCATTCAGGGTCCGCGGCAATCCTTCACCTGCTACATCAGCACGACCCTTAAGATACATCGTACGAAGCTCGAGCGCGCGGATTCCCTGTATAAGGACCACCGCGGCGAGCTGCTAACACCACCGGTAGCGGCAGATATGGATAAGCTTCCGCAATGGCAGCGCCATGAATTCCGGATCGGCCGCGGCAGCCAGACCGATCTGTTCATCTCCGGCCTCGGCTGGATCAAGGTAAATGGGACAGAAGGCGCAGTAGTGGCTGTTCATGTTCCGCGGGGAGTTAAGGTGCTGACCCGCCCTTCGTTGATTTAG
- a CDS encoding DUF58 domain-containing protein: MKNYLSGAAAVIQPRKFAGILAIWAVTLLYVLFQGGKTSFMLFIMVSVLILYLVIGALGGVRRAKGTRSLYSEQEKPELLYAGGYLRVKLNITIPGFLPLPYVVVREILKRHNGESWVFEESLVPSLRGQGELLFQTPALERGSYTFENTDIIAEDIFGLVEHKGTFKAEGQFRVLPRAVFVPRWHLYERRSRLAGLQTSLLHSRRETTQINGVRDYIYGDRLTRIHWNATAKTGEWKSKEFEHESVPKTILVLDGSYMAYGSSSQFELAVSITASLLGFGIRDRIGIGLCCLDRTTKVFSPAESAAERQKMIQYLIDINAEGRGPLVPRLEKGHRMFPKGAYFVLISPQSGQPVLDVMRWAESRGMTPSHIQVRNPAGKAGSGEWLDVLKSRGVTGYSISSLQELPAILGGDTAV; the protein is encoded by the coding sequence ATGAAGAATTATCTGTCTGGGGCGGCCGCTGTCATCCAGCCACGAAAATTCGCCGGTATACTCGCAATTTGGGCTGTTACGCTGCTCTATGTGCTGTTTCAGGGCGGCAAGACCTCATTCATGCTGTTCATTATGGTCTCCGTGCTCATTCTTTATTTGGTTATCGGCGCCCTTGGCGGAGTCCGGAGGGCCAAGGGTACACGCAGCCTGTATTCGGAGCAGGAGAAGCCTGAGCTGCTCTACGCAGGCGGCTATCTGCGTGTGAAGCTGAACATCACCATTCCGGGCTTTCTGCCGTTGCCGTATGTAGTGGTAAGAGAAATTCTGAAGCGCCATAACGGCGAGTCCTGGGTATTTGAAGAGAGTCTGGTTCCAAGCCTGAGAGGCCAGGGAGAGCTGCTGTTTCAGACACCGGCACTGGAGCGGGGCAGCTACACGTTCGAGAACACGGATATTATTGCTGAGGATATTTTCGGACTGGTAGAGCATAAAGGCACATTCAAGGCCGAAGGGCAGTTCCGTGTGCTCCCCCGCGCAGTATTTGTGCCGCGCTGGCATCTGTATGAGCGCAGATCACGGCTGGCCGGGCTGCAAACCTCACTGCTCCATTCGCGGCGTGAGACAACACAGATTAACGGTGTGCGCGATTATATCTACGGCGACCGGTTAACACGCATCCACTGGAATGCCACTGCCAAGACCGGCGAATGGAAGTCCAAGGAATTTGAGCATGAATCGGTGCCTAAGACTATCCTGGTGCTGGACGGCAGTTACATGGCTTATGGCAGCTCCAGCCAATTTGAGCTGGCGGTTTCCATTACAGCTTCGCTGCTGGGATTTGGCATCCGTGACCGGATCGGCATCGGGCTCTGCTGCCTGGACAGGACGACCAAGGTATTCAGTCCTGCCGAAAGCGCGGCGGAGCGGCAGAAAATGATTCAATATCTGATTGATATCAATGCCGAAGGCCGGGGGCCGCTCGTGCCAAGGCTGGAAAAAGGCCACCGCATGTTTCCGAAAGGGGCATATTTCGTTCTGATCAGCCCGCAAAGCGGCCAGCCGGTGCTGGATGTGATGCGCTGGGCGGAGAGCCGGGGAATGACCCCTTCGCATATTCAGGTACGCAATCCAGCCGGTAAGGCCGGCAGCGGGGAATGGCTGGATGTTCTGAAATCACGCGGGGTGACGGGGTATAGCATCAGCTCCCTGCAGGAGCTTCCTGCAATCCTTGGAGGTGATACTGCAGTATGA
- a CDS encoding YqeG family HAD IIIA-type phosphatase: MFERLVPKLRVNTVFDIGLEELYQKGYRGIITDLDNTLVGAKAPLATPELLLWFAKVKELGFKLIIVSNNNMDRVSRFATPLNIEFVHQARKPSNTPFLKAMKLMGLTPEQTIVVGDQMLTDVYGGNRLGLYTVLVLPISVKDEGIGTRINRRVEQIALTRLRKQGLWHEEDKPQ; this comes from the coding sequence TTGTTTGAAAGGTTAGTTCCGAAACTCCGGGTGAACACGGTATTTGATATTGGGCTGGAAGAGCTGTACCAGAAGGGATACCGGGGCATCATTACGGATCTGGATAATACGCTGGTCGGCGCCAAAGCCCCACTGGCTACTCCGGAGCTGCTGCTGTGGTTCGCGAAGGTGAAAGAGCTTGGCTTCAAGCTGATCATTGTATCGAACAACAACATGGACCGGGTGTCACGCTTTGCAACGCCGCTGAATATTGAATTTGTTCATCAGGCCCGCAAACCGAGCAATACACCGTTCCTTAAGGCGATGAAGCTGATGGGGCTTACGCCGGAACAGACGATCGTAGTCGGCGATCAGATGCTTACGGATGTATACGGCGGAAACCGGCTGGGTCTGTACACTGTATTGGTATTGCCAATCTCCGTTAAGGACGAAGGGATTGGAACAAGAATTAACCGCCGGGTTGAGCAAATTGCACTGACACGGCTTCGCAAGCAAGGATTGTGGCACGAGGAGGATAAACCCCAATGA
- the yhbY gene encoding ribosome assembly RNA-binding protein YhbY: MLTGKQKRYLRSLAHHLDAVFQVGKGGVNDHLIRHIEEAIEKRELMKISVLNNNADDPKEIGAALAEQSGSELVQVIGKTIVLYKESRDNKTIELPR; this comes from the coding sequence ATGTTAACTGGAAAACAAAAACGTTATCTCCGCTCTTTGGCGCATCATCTTGATGCAGTATTTCAAGTCGGCAAAGGCGGCGTAAACGACCATCTGATCCGCCATATTGAGGAAGCGATTGAAAAGCGCGAGCTGATGAAAATCAGTGTGCTTAACAACAATGCAGACGATCCGAAGGAGATCGGTGCTGCCCTGGCAGAGCAGTCCGGTTCCGAGCTGGTACAGGTGATCGGTAAAACCATCGTGCTTTATAAGGAATCACGCGATAACAAAACCATTGAGCTTCCGCGTTAG
- the yqeK gene encoding bis(5'-nucleosyl)-tetraphosphatase (symmetrical) YqeK translates to MAYSREALIEAVSAQMPDKRWQHTLGVMETSVKLAKQYGADPVQAETAAILHDVAKYWPVERMKEIIEQNGLSADLLQYDKQLWHAEVGAFVAQQEYGITDPEILGAIRYHTSGREGMSLLEKVVCLADYIEPGRDFPGVDEIRRLSKVSLEEALVAGFDSTISLLLQKRRIVFPLTMLARNDLVRILEDKI, encoded by the coding sequence ATGGCCTACAGCCGCGAAGCGCTGATTGAGGCAGTCTCTGCCCAGATGCCAGACAAACGCTGGCAGCATACGCTGGGGGTAATGGAAACGTCGGTCAAGCTGGCCAAGCAATATGGAGCCGATCCCGTTCAGGCGGAAACAGCAGCTATACTGCATGATGTAGCCAAATATTGGCCGGTGGAGAGAATGAAGGAGATCATTGAACAGAACGGGCTGTCTGCCGATCTGCTTCAATATGACAAGCAGCTATGGCATGCTGAAGTAGGGGCATTTGTTGCGCAGCAGGAGTACGGAATTACGGACCCGGAAATCTTGGGGGCCATCCGTTACCATACTTCCGGGCGCGAAGGGATGAGCCTGCTGGAGAAGGTCGTCTGCCTGGCGGACTACATCGAGCCCGGACGGGATTTTCCGGGTGTGGACGAGATCCGCAGGCTGTCTAAGGTAAGCCTAGAAGAAGCGCTTGTCGCCGGGTTTGATTCCACTATCAGCCTGCTGCTGCAGAAGCGCCGGATTGTATTTCCGCTTACGATGCTGGCTCGCAACGACTTAGTAAGAATACTGGAGGATAAAATATGA
- the rsfS gene encoding ribosome silencing factor codes for MSVQSSKLLELALKAVEDKKAMNVVALDLRNVSPISDYFIICHGNSDTQVQAIATEVRKVVHEAGGMIRGIEGMDAARWVLMDLGDVVVHVFHRDEREYYNIERLWSDAKVVETV; via the coding sequence ATGAGTGTACAATCAAGCAAGCTGCTGGAATTGGCCCTGAAAGCCGTTGAAGACAAAAAAGCGATGAATGTTGTGGCATTGGATTTGCGCAATGTTTCACCGATCAGTGATTATTTCATTATCTGTCATGGTAATTCAGATACCCAGGTACAGGCGATTGCTACAGAAGTGCGCAAAGTGGTTCATGAAGCCGGCGGTATGATCCGCGGGATTGAAGGCATGGATGCAGCCCGCTGGGTTCTGATGGATCTCGGGGATGTTGTCGTGCACGTGTTCCACCGCGATGAGCGTGAATATTACAACATCGAGCGTCTCTGGTCTGACGCCAAGGTCGTGGAGACAGTATGA
- a CDS encoding shikimate dehydrogenase: protein MNDRNMDMLLGVMGDPIAQSKSPVMHTAALKALGIPGAYVPLHISSSQLGEAVQAIRTLGFRGVNVTIPHKVAVMEYLDKLDESALTGGAVNTIVNDNGVLTGYNTDGIGYVRSLKAEAVPELSGTRILVLGAGGAARGIVSALLKENPASIVIANRSADKAQELAAAWQVTGKVTGTAMDGAAGIIPEADIVINTTSVGMFPYPDELPIDPGLLHGRLVVSDLIYNPLRTRLLEEGLRAGCTIHGGLGMFIYQGAYAFEYWTGQAAPTEIMRRTIIECFGGSEDEME from the coding sequence ATGAACGACAGAAACATGGACATGCTGCTTGGCGTCATGGGCGATCCGATCGCCCAGTCGAAATCACCTGTGATGCACACAGCAGCACTGAAAGCGCTGGGTATACCGGGTGCCTATGTACCCCTTCATATTAGCAGCAGTCAGCTTGGTGAAGCGGTGCAGGCGATCCGTACGCTCGGCTTCCGCGGAGTCAACGTGACGATTCCGCATAAAGTTGCAGTCATGGAGTATCTGGACAAGCTGGATGAGAGCGCACTTACCGGAGGCGCGGTAAATACCATTGTCAATGATAATGGTGTGCTGACCGGATATAATACCGACGGTATCGGATATGTGCGCTCACTGAAGGCGGAAGCAGTGCCGGAGCTGTCCGGCACCCGTATCCTGGTCCTCGGGGCCGGAGGTGCGGCAAGAGGCATTGTCAGCGCTTTGCTTAAGGAGAACCCGGCCTCTATCGTTATCGCTAACCGCTCTGCGGACAAAGCGCAGGAGCTGGCGGCAGCATGGCAGGTTACAGGCAAAGTAACAGGCACGGCTATGGATGGGGCTGCCGGTATAATTCCGGAAGCGGACATAGTCATCAATACCACATCTGTCGGCATGTTCCCATACCCTGACGAGCTGCCCATCGACCCCGGGCTTCTGCACGGGAGGCTCGTGGTCAGCGATCTGATCTACAACCCGCTGCGTACCCGGCTGCTGGAGGAGGGCCTGCGTGCAGGCTGCACCATTCACGGCGGTCTTGGAATGTTCATATACCAGGGCGCCTATGCGTTTGAGTATTGGACAGGGCAGGCGGCACCTACGGAGATTATGCGGCGGACGATTATAGAATGTTTTGGCGGCAGTGAAGACGAAATGGAATGA
- the spoVAE gene encoding stage V sporulation protein AE yields MIYLWAFLIGGAICVIGQLMFDVLALTPAHTMSTLVVAGAVADAFGLYDPLVKFAGAGASVPITSFGNSLVHGALTELERDGWVGVVTGIFDVTSAGISSAIVFSFLAALVVRPKG; encoded by the coding sequence GTGATCTACTTATGGGCGTTTCTCATTGGCGGGGCAATTTGTGTAATCGGCCAATTGATGTTCGATGTGCTCGCGCTGACCCCCGCCCACACGATGAGTACACTCGTAGTGGCAGGGGCGGTAGCCGACGCGTTCGGACTGTATGATCCGCTGGTGAAATTTGCCGGAGCCGGAGCCAGTGTGCCGATTACGAGCTTCGGGAACTCCTTGGTGCATGGTGCATTGACGGAATTGGAACGGGATGGCTGGGTCGGTGTGGTAACAGGCATTTTCGATGTGACCAGCGCCGGGATCTCCTCGGCAATTGTCTTCTCATTCCTGGCAGCGCTGGTCGTAAGACCGAAGGGTTAG
- a CDS encoding AAA family ATPase, translated as MPVRQESTQIMKAVRSNLESCILGKTFEIELLLTALLAGGHVLIEDVPGTGKTQLIRALSRSMSGDYRRIQCNPDILPSDITGVSVYHPRDEMFHFRPGPVMTNILLADEINRATTKTQSALLEVMEERNVTVDGETYPLPHPFMLCATQNPIDFEGTYTLPEAQLDRFMLRISLGYPDSETEKNLLLSHQDGQPVDKLTPVTGMEQIAVIQEEIREVYVSDPVLNYLLDIVRQTREHPLVLLGASPRASLSFMMACKAYAFLQERDYVLPDDVKILAPYALGHRIILRPESRLDNVSVESLLQKLLQSIRVPVTMRQ; from the coding sequence ATGCCCGTACGTCAAGAATCAACGCAAATTATGAAGGCTGTGCGCTCTAATCTGGAATCCTGCATACTCGGCAAAACTTTTGAAATTGAACTCCTGCTCACGGCACTCTTGGCTGGTGGACATGTCCTGATTGAGGATGTGCCGGGAACCGGCAAAACCCAGCTGATACGGGCGTTGTCACGATCCATGTCCGGCGATTACCGGCGGATTCAATGCAATCCGGATATTCTGCCAAGTGATATTACCGGGGTATCTGTCTATCATCCCCGGGATGAAATGTTCCATTTCCGGCCCGGTCCGGTCATGACCAACATTCTGCTGGCGGACGAAATTAACCGGGCTACGACCAAGACGCAGTCGGCGCTGCTTGAGGTCATGGAGGAACGGAATGTAACCGTGGACGGCGAGACCTATCCGCTTCCCCATCCCTTCATGCTCTGTGCAACTCAGAACCCGATTGATTTCGAAGGCACATATACACTGCCGGAAGCCCAGCTCGACCGCTTTATGCTGCGGATCAGCCTTGGTTATCCGGATAGCGAAACCGAGAAGAATCTGCTGCTGAGCCACCAGGACGGACAGCCGGTGGACAAGCTCACACCGGTCACGGGCATGGAGCAGATCGCTGTTATTCAAGAGGAGATTCGTGAGGTGTATGTCAGTGATCCGGTGCTGAACTATCTGCTGGACATCGTGCGCCAGACCCGGGAGCATCCGCTGGTGCTGCTGGGTGCGAGCCCGCGGGCCTCGCTGTCATTCATGATGGCGTGCAAAGCCTACGCCTTCCTGCAGGAACGTGATTATGTGCTGCCGGATGATGTGAAGATCCTGGCCCCATACGCCCTGGGACACCGCATCATTCTCCGTCCGGAATCGCGGCTTGACAATGTGAGTGTGGAATCCCTGCTTCAGAAGCTGCTGCAGAGCATCCGTGTGCCAGTTACGATGAGGCAATAA